The proteins below are encoded in one region of Syntrophorhabdales bacterium:
- a CDS encoding PAS domain S-box protein — protein sequence MKETKKVRKQVVTERTRTHEKGKRLRSSEDERRSAEKEIKERERRFAEVADLLPQTLFECDRNGRITFINRGFLDAFGYTRKDFHKGLNVLKMVIPEDADRVREGLDRILGGKEIREVEFTALRKDGSPFPVLAFASPIRRENMPVGCRGFVVNITRRKRAEEALRESEERYRTLMDNAGDPILIADPEGNFVEANKAAEALFGYTKEELLRMNVTQIHPQDELEEVTRSFREMREGGLRAGRGIRVLRKDGTVVPADVTGSSVRYAGKTVMQGIFRDISERQRTEERLAESRDHLERLVAERTVELARSEKKYRDLVDNALVAIFKTNLGGDYLYVNETLVKLFEFESLEEFLSTPVVRAYKNPEERTAFIAQLRKEGKVLNYELELITRKGKNKSVLMNAILEGDEISGMMLDITDRKESERELKRKSASLEELNTALRVLLEQREKDKNGLEDKIFQNVKELVLPYIDSLKQRRLDEEQKMYLGILEKNLNNIISPFIQKMRALYAHFTPTEIKVADLIRDGKTAKEIAAMFGVAETSINTHKQRIREKLGLAHQKTNLKTYLMSLK from the coding sequence ATGAAGGAAACAAAGAAGGTTAGAAAACAGGTGGTTACGGAACGGACGAGAACACATGAGAAGGGTAAGAGACTAAGAAGCTCAGAAGACGAACGCAGAAGTGCAGAAAAGGAGATTAAGGAGCGCGAACGGAGATTTGCAGAGGTGGCCGATCTGTTGCCGCAAACCCTGTTTGAATGTGACCGAAACGGCAGGATAACATTCATCAACCGGGGCTTTCTCGATGCGTTTGGGTACACCAGAAAGGATTTTCATAAAGGATTGAACGTGCTGAAAATGGTCATTCCCGAGGACGCGGATCGAGTGCGGGAGGGCCTCGACAGGATACTGGGTGGAAAAGAGATAAGAGAGGTCGAATTCACCGCATTGCGGAAAGACGGCAGCCCATTCCCTGTCCTCGCATTTGCCAGCCCGATCAGACGCGAAAATATGCCTGTTGGTTGCAGGGGGTTTGTTGTTAACATCACTAGGCGCAAGCGCGCGGAGGAGGCGCTGCGGGAAAGCGAGGAGAGATACCGCACGTTGATGGACAATGCCGGCGACCCCATACTCATTGCGGACCCCGAAGGGAATTTTGTGGAAGCGAACAAAGCGGCAGAGGCGCTTTTTGGTTATACGAAGGAAGAGTTGTTGCGCATGAACGTCACGCAGATTCATCCGCAAGATGAACTCGAAGAGGTAACGCGTTCCTTCAGGGAAATGAGGGAAGGAGGGTTGCGTGCAGGTCGTGGTATCAGGGTTTTAAGAAAGGATGGAACAGTAGTGCCCGCTGATGTAACGGGTAGTTCCGTGAGGTACGCTGGAAAAACAGTAATGCAGGGGATTTTCAGGGATATCAGCGAACGCCAACGAACGGAGGAAAGGCTGGCAGAATCCCGGGACCACCTTGAACGGCTGGTTGCTGAACGGACAGTTGAATTGGCAAGATCAGAAAAGAAATACAGGGATCTCGTCGACAATGCCCTTGTCGCTATTTTCAAGACGAATCTCGGCGGTGACTACCTCTACGTGAACGAAACGCTCGTGAAACTGTTTGAATTCGAATCCCTGGAGGAGTTTCTTTCGACACCGGTTGTTAGGGCGTACAAAAACCCGGAAGAGAGAACAGCCTTCATCGCGCAGCTAAGGAAAGAGGGCAAAGTTCTGAACTATGAACTTGAACTGATCACAAGGAAGGGAAAGAACAAAAGTGTCCTTATGAATGCCATCCTTGAAGGGGATGAAATATCGGGGATGATGCTGGATATTACTGACCGAAAAGAATCGGAACGAGAGCTCAAAAGAAAGTCTGCCAGCCTCGAAGAACTTAATACCGCCCTGAGAGTCTTATTGGAACAGAGGGAAAAGGATAAGAACGGACTGGAGGACAAAATCTTTCAAAACGTGAAAGAACTGGTCTTGCCGTACATAGACAGCTTGAAACAAAGGCGTCTGGACGAAGAGCAAAAGATGTACCTGGGCATTCTGGAAAAAAATCTGAATAACATCATTTCGCCCTTCATACAAAAGATGAGAGCCCTGTATGCACACTTCACCCCGACAGAAATTAAGGTGGCAGATTTGATCAGGGACGGCAAAACGGCAAAGGAAATTGCAGCGATGTTCGGCGTGGCAGAGACCTCCATCAATACCCACAAGCAGCGAATCAGAGAGAAACTAGGATTAGCCCATCAAAAAACCAACCTGAAGACCTACCTCATGTCTCTCAAATAA